In Pontibacillus halophilus JSM 076056 = DSM 19796, the genomic window TCTACAGCAATTACTTTACGATCTGGGTTAGCTTTTAAGTCAATTCCTGTTGAAGTGACTCCAGAGCATCCTTGGCAGTTCGCTGTATAGGCTGTAGCATTTACTGTTAGCGTTTTTGCAACGTCATTGCTTTCAGCTTGATTGGATTGATTCTGTTCAACCTTACTTGTTGTCGTTTCAGTAGTGGTCGTTGTCGTCGTTTCTACTGTTGTTGTAGTGGTCGTTGTTGTCGTGTTATTCGCTTCACCTTGAAGAGACAACTGTTGTCCAGGGTGAATGATGTCAGAAGTTAATCCGTTCATTCCTTTTAATTGGCTTACAGACAATCCATTCGCTGTAGCAATCCCCCATAACGTATCCCCACTTTTCACTGTGTGAGATCCATTTGAAGAGGATTGAGCTGATGTTGATGCTTGGTTGCCTTCTCCACCTACAGTAAGTCGTTGGTTCGGGTAGATGATATGACCAGAAAGGCCATTCATATCTTTAATTTGTTGAACTGAAACGCCATAATCTTGAGAGATGCCCCAAAGCGTATCTCCACTTTTCACTGTTACTTCTGCTGCGCTCGCCGTTGCTGCTGTACCGAAAGAAAAGGTGGCAATCGCTGCGAGGGATACTAACGTCTTTTTCATTATGGTTTCCTCCTTACGATAAAGGCCATGCTTTCGAATCAATCTAGATGGCTTCTTTACCTCCGTCTTTTAAGTCTATCGATACTATAACACGGCATATCCTGAGACAAAGAACAAAACAGCGACAATTACTTTTCAAACATGACAGTTCTTTTACAACGTTGTAATAAAAAATCCTACTTCCTGGTTAAACACCAGAAAATAGGATTCAATCGTACTCTATTTGTAGTTCTCTACTAGATTACAGAATACGTTTAGCAGTTACGTAACGGTCTTTCCAGTAGTAAGCCATATTGGATACTTTTACGCCACTAGAACTTGTAGCACTTAGCATCTCATTGTTTCCAACATAGACGCCGACATGATTGATGACACCATCGTGGTTCGTGTCAAAGAATACAAGATCTCCCTTTTGCAAGTTGCTATAAGAAACCGTTGTTCCTAGCTGAGCTTGTTGACGAGATGTACGAGGAAGGTTAATTCCATGCTCTCCAAAGATGTGGTGCATGTAAGAAGAACAGTCAAACGTGTTAGTTTGTCCTGTAGATGCACCAAATAGGTAAGGAGTACCGATATAATCCATACCCGTTGCTACAATTGACTGACCACTTGCGCTTACATTATTTCCAGTAGTAGTGGTTGTCGTCGTTGTAGTAGATGACTTACTTGAAACTTGTCCGCTCACTTTAACCGTTTGTCCCACACGAATTAAAGAAGGATTAGAAATCTGAGGGTTCAGGCTCAAGATTTCATTTAGTGATATGCCATGTTTAGAGGCAATTCTACTAAGTGAATCTCCACCTTTCACCGTATACTCAGAAGTTGTCTCAGTTACAGTGCTTTTCTTAGTCGTTGTCGTTGTTGTCGTCTGTTGACCACTTACATTAATCTCTTGATTAACATAAATATAGTTCCCGTTTGTAATAGAAGGATTCAACTCTAGTAATTTAGAAACAGACGTACTGTGCATAGATGCAATCTTGGATAGTGTATCTCCACTTTGTACCATATATGTAGAAGTCGTTGCAGGAGCAGACGATGTG contains:
- a CDS encoding 3D domain-containing protein, which translates into the protein MKKTLVSLAAIATFSFGTAATASAAEVTVKSGDTLWGISQDYGVSVQQIKDMNGLSGHIIYPNQRLTVGGEGNQASTSAQSSSNGSHTVKSGDTLWGIATANGLSVSQLKGMNGLTSDIIHPGQQLSLQGEANNTTTTTTTTTVETTTTTTTETTTSKVEQNQSNQAESNDVAKTLTVNATAYTANCQGCSGVTSTGIDLKANPDRKVIAVDPNVIPLGSEVYVEGYGKAIAGDIGGAIKGNKIDVFIPNRSDALNWGNKTVEVTVYK
- a CDS encoding C40 family peptidase, which codes for MKKIVASSLLIGSLFIANEASAQESHTVQSGDSLWKISHDYGVSISQLKELNNLSNSVIYPNQKLVIDAKAKIAENTSSAPATTSTYMVQSGDTLSKIASMHSTSVSKLLELNPSITNGNYIYVNQEINVSGQQTTTTTTTKKSTVTETTSEYTVKGGDSLSRIASKHGISLNEILSLNPQISNPSLIRVGQTVKVSGQVSSKSSTTTTTTTTTGNNVSASGQSIVATGMDYIGTPYLFGASTGQTNTFDCSSYMHHIFGEHGINLPRTSRQQAQLGTTVSYSNLQKGDLVFFDTNHDGVINHVGVYVGNNEMLSATSSSGVKVSNMAYYWKDRYVTAKRIL